Below is a window of Edaphobacter bradus DNA.
CGTCGCGCGCTCGCGCCTGATTCGGACTCGGTCGTCTATCAGGGCCGCGTGATTCACGTGGCCAGCTATGCCAGCAAGTTCCTCTTTACCAGCGAACAGCTCAATCAGCCGATCGAGCGGCTCAGCGGAGGCGAGCGCGCTCGCATCCTTATTGCCAGGCTGATGCTTGAGCCGGCCGATCTGCTGCTGCTCGACGAGCCGACGAACGACCTCGACATTGCGACGCTGGAGATTCTGGAAGAGAGCCTGCTTGAGTACAAAGGTGCTCTCGTGCTTGTCACGCACGATCGCTACATGCTCGACCGTGTCTCGACGACCATTCTTGGCCTCGACGGCAAAGGAGCAGCCGAGACCTTCGCCGACTACGCGCAGTGGGAGCAGTGGTTCTTGCAGAAACCGGAGCCTGAGGACATGCCGGCGGCAAAGCCTGCGCAGTCGGTTTCAGTTGCCGCGTCTGCGGGGAAGAAGAAACTTTCTTATCTCGAAGCCCGCGAGTTTGCGGGAATCGAGGAGCGGGTCGAGGCGGCGGACGCGCGTCTGGAGGCTGCGAACGCTCGCGTCAACGATCCTGAGGTCGCAGTCGACGCGGCGAAGCTGACCGAAGCGCTCGCCGAGATGGAAGCCGCACAGGCAGAGGTCGATACGCTCTACGCGCGCTGGGCGGAGCTGACCGAAAAGGCCGGATAAAAGCGGAACATCTTCCAGCGGCGTTTCGCAGTATGCTGCTGGCATATGAAAAGTCTCTCCGGCGTTTTGTTTCTGGGAATTGCTGCGACTGTTTGTTCCGCGCAAGCGCCTGCGGCGAAGCATCCAGTGGTTCTGCGTGCGGCGCGGATGCTGGATGTTGCGAATGGCAAGGTTGCTTCTCCTGGTGAAGTGCTGGTTGATGGCGGCCGAATCGTCGCTGTGGGAGCTTCGGTCTCTCGACCTGCTGGTGCTGAGGTTATTGACCTCGGCGATGCCACGCTGATGCCGGGGCTGATTGATGCGCATGTTCATCTCTTCCTGCATCCCGGCGCTGAAGATCTGCAGACCGTTCAGGAGAGCGTTCCGCAGCGGACGCTGATGGCTGCTGATGCGGCGCGGGCCGACCTGATGGCCGGATTCACGGCGGAGCGCGATATGGGCACCGAAGGCGCGGGTTGCGCGGATGTTGCGGTGCGCAACGCCATCAACGCAGGGATGATTCCCGGGCCGAGGATGCGCGTGAGTTGCAACGCTATCGACATCCTCGGCGGCCACGAGGACGCGATTGGCTACAACCCGGCGCAGAAGGTGCTCTCAAACGCCGATTATGCGGATTCGTCCGAGGAGATCGTGAAGGTGATGCGCGAGCAGCGCAAGGGCGGCGCGGACTTCACCAAGATCTACGAGACCGGGCCGGATTCTTTGCGCGGCGATCAGTTTATTACTCCGTATCAGTATCCGGCAGAGCAGCTTGGGGCTGCGGTTGCCGAGGCGGCGCGAACCGGCGGTGTTGCTGGTTCAGGGCGCGGCGTTGCGGTTCATGCCACGGGCGAGCCGGGAGCCGGATTTGCTGTCGCGGCTGGTGTGGCTTCGGTCGATCATGCGTATCTGTTGAGCGATGCGACGATGAAGGCGATGAAGGAGAAGCAGATTTACGCTGTTCCGACGTTCGCGATCATGGAGTACTTCGCCGACCACGCTGCGACTCCAGAGAGAGCGGCGCGAGATCGCGCGGAGCAGGCGTTTCATGCGGCTGAGTTCAAGAAGCAGATGGCTGCGGGCGTTCCGTTTGCCGTGGGCAGTGATGTGGGGCCGTTCCCGCACGGGACGCAGGCGCGGGAGTTGGAGTTGATGGTCGAGTACGGGATGAAGCCTGCGGATGTGCTGCGCGCGGATTTGATCAATGGCGCGAAGCTGCTTGGCTGGGCCGGCGAGATCGGTGAGCTGAAGGCTGGCTACTTCGCAGATGTGGTCGCGGTTCCGGGCAATCCGCTTGAGGACATCTCGGTGCTTAGGAAGGTTTCGTTTGTGATGAAGGGCGGCGAGGTGTATCGCCGCCCTTGAGATCGTTTATTTTGGCGACCACTGCTCGTCGGCGGAGGGGCCGTAGAGGGCGGGGACGGGGATGTCGTTGAGGCGGAGGTAGACGCCTAGCTGCGCGGTGTGGTGGATGAGGTGGTCGAAGAACATTCCGCGGAAGGCGGCAGAGCGGGGGCCTTTGGAGAGGACCTGCTCGCCCCAGGTGAAAGGCCAGATCTTCGCAAGATGCTCGTCGGACGCTGCGACGAGCGAGGCGCGGCACTTGGCGGCGCCCTCGTCGAGGGCTTTAAGGGCGGCTTCGCGGGTGGTGAATTCGAGCGAGGCGTGTGGACGCTTGGGTGCGGCCAGGTCCATGCCTTCGTCTTCGATGATGTAGTGGCCGAACAAGGGCAGCGTGGCGCAGTGCATGGCTAGCCTGCCCATCGGCATGGACTTGTCGTGACACTTCCAGTCGTTTTTGCCCTCGGGGACTCGTTCGAGGGTGCGGCGGGTGTTTGATATCTCGGTGTCGAAGTCTTGGAGGAGGATTTCGGCGATGGTCATCGGTTGGTTTCCTTTCTCAGAACGTTAGTGCGGAGGAAAGCAGATTCCTCCGCTTCGCTGCGGAATGACAACAAAACGGCCGCGAGGTGAAGCGTAGCGAAGCACTGCTGACAGCATCGTGTCTGGTTACAACCCTGTGACGTTGTAGCCGCAGTCTACGAAGGTTACTTCGCCGGTGATTCCGCTGGCGAGGTCGCTGGCGAGGAAGAGGGCGGTGTTGCCTACTTCGAGCTGGTCGACATTGCGGTGGAGCGGGGCGCGCTCTTCGACGGCGGTGAGGATCTTGGTGAAGTCGCCTATGCCTCGGGCGGCGAGGGTCTTGATGGGACCGGCGGAGATGGCGTTGACGCGGATGTTCTTGCTGCCGAGCGAGGCAGCGAGGTAGCGCACACAGGCTTCGAGGGAGGCCTTGGCGAGTCCCATGACGTTGTAGTTGGGGAAGACCTTGGTGGAGCCGTAGTAGGTCAGGGTGATGATGCTGCCGCCTTCGGTCATCAGTGGGACGGCGGCGCGGCTGACGGCGATAAGCGAGTAGACGCTGACGTCGTGGGCGATGCGGAAGCCTTCGCGGCTGGTGTAGAGGAAGTCGTTCTTGATCTCGTTGGGGGGGGCGAAGGCTACGGCGTGGACGACGGTGTGGAGTGTCCTGTACTGCTCCTTGAGCTTGGCGAAGAGGGAATCGATCTCGGCGTCGGAGGAGACGTCGCACTGGAAGGTTTTGGCAGCGGGGAGTTCGGCGGCGAGGGCCTCGGCGTCGCGCTGGAGGCGCTCGTTCTGGTAACAGATGGCGAGGGTGGCGCCGGCCTCGGAGAGTTTCTGGGCGATTCCCCAGGCGATGCTGCGCTTGTTGGCGAGACCGAAGACGACCGCGACTTTGCCTTTGAGATCAATCATGTTGGCTGAGTTTCTCCTGTGATTTCCGTTGGTAAGGATAGCAGCTTGAGTGGGGCGTTTAGGGAGAGTATCCCCCTCCACCATATTTTGTGCAAAGTATTCAAAAATAATGGTTTAGGTTCGGAATTGCTTGCTAAAGTATTCCATCTAAACGATTTATTAGTCAAAGTATTCAAAATAAATGGGTTGTGGGTTAATTAAATGGACAAGCCCCGGGTGGCCGGGGCTTGGGTCTATTTGTATTCTAGCAAGTTGCGGAAACTGCTCTGCCACTTGTAAGCCGTTTGTTTTTAGTCAGTTGAGTGTTTTGAGCACTTGACAGGATTTTCTGTGGAAAAGCCGTAATTGAAATTGGGGGTTACGAGACGGAGAGTTCGCTTTCGAGGTTGAGTGGCTCGTCCTGAGACTCATGCAGCAGGAGGCGGCTGCAGTCACGCCCAGCGTGCTTTGCGTCGTAGAGGGCCTTGTCGGCGCGGATGAGCGCAGCGGCGATGGGTTCGCCGGGGATGGCTTCGGTGACGCCGATGCTCAGGGTGAGCGGGAGATCGTTACCGGGCCAGTGAAGCGATCGCGTGGCCTCGGTGATGCGGTCAAGGACTGAGGTGGCGTCGAGGCTAGTGGTCTGGGGGAGGACGAGGAGAAACTCGTCGCCACCGTACCGCCCAAGGCTATCGTATGCGCGCAGGCGCGAGGAGATCGCTTTGGCGACCAGTTGGATGGCGGCGTCTCCGGCGGCGTGGCCTAGGGTGTCGTTGATGATCTTGAAGTGATCGACGTCGATGAGCGCGATGGAGAGGTGGCCTCCGCTTCGCGCGATGCGTTTGATCTCGACGTTGAGACGAAGCTCGATGCCACGCCGGTTGAGCGCTCCGGTCAGAGGGTCCTGTTCCGACTCAGTGCGGACGATGGTGAGGATTCTGTTACTGATCATGCTCTTGAAGAAGAGACCAGTGAGGCAGATGTACAGCAGGTTGACGGCGAGCGGGAGCGACTGAAGGACGCTGCGCTGCGTGTAGTTCGCCGACGCTCCGTGCCATGCGATGAAGAAGGCGCGGCAGATGCTGTTGAGTGTGAACAGGGCCATCGTCAGTCCGAAGAGACGCATGTGGGTGCGAGCCTGCGCATGTTGGAGGAGCTTGAAGGCGGTCAGTCCACGGGTGAGAGCTACGGTGAAGGAGACCGCTGCGAGGCAGGGGACGATGTTGTGCCGCACCTGGCCATAGAAGCAGATAAAGGCGAGGGCGACGGTGTCAGCGATCAGGAGGGGCGTGATGGGCTGATCGTCACCCAGAAACCGCAGCAGGCCGCGATAGAAGAGGGTAAACGAAGC
It encodes the following:
- a CDS encoding metal-dependent hydrolase family protein gives rise to the protein MKSLSGVLFLGIAATVCSAQAPAAKHPVVLRAARMLDVANGKVASPGEVLVDGGRIVAVGASVSRPAGAEVIDLGDATLMPGLIDAHVHLFLHPGAEDLQTVQESVPQRTLMAADAARADLMAGFTAERDMGTEGAGCADVAVRNAINAGMIPGPRMRVSCNAIDILGGHEDAIGYNPAQKVLSNADYADSSEEIVKVMREQRKGGADFTKIYETGPDSLRGDQFITPYQYPAEQLGAAVAEAARTGGVAGSGRGVAVHATGEPGAGFAVAAGVASVDHAYLLSDATMKAMKEKQIYAVPTFAIMEYFADHAATPERAARDRAEQAFHAAEFKKQMAAGVPFAVGSDVGPFPHGTQARELELMVEYGMKPADVLRADLINGAKLLGWAGEIGELKAGYFADVVAVPGNPLEDISVLRKVSFVMKGGEVYRRP
- a CDS encoding DinB family protein — encoded protein: MTIAEILLQDFDTEISNTRRTLERVPEGKNDWKCHDKSMPMGRLAMHCATLPLFGHYIIEDEGMDLAAPKRPHASLEFTTREAALKALDEGAAKCRASLVAASDEHLAKIWPFTWGEQVLSKGPRSAAFRGMFFDHLIHHTAQLGVYLRLNDIPVPALYGPSADEQWSPK
- a CDS encoding enoyl-ACP reductase FabI, coding for MIDLKGKVAVVFGLANKRSIAWGIAQKLSEAGATLAICYQNERLQRDAEALAAELPAAKTFQCDVSSDAEIDSLFAKLKEQYRTLHTVVHAVAFAPPNEIKNDFLYTSREGFRIAHDVSVYSLIAVSRAAVPLMTEGGSIITLTYYGSTKVFPNYNVMGLAKASLEACVRYLAASLGSKNIRVNAISAGPIKTLAARGIGDFTKILTAVEERAPLHRNVDQLEVGNTALFLASDLASGITGEVTFVDCGYNVTGL
- a CDS encoding GGDEF domain-containing protein, producing MLLVSWFDNRTLFSCQFILAAVFAVLFISMRRTYPAFRGIGSVAASFLLGVPGVLLLYMSGVIPDLLSTTVPGLLILASFTLFYRGLLRFLGDDQPITPLLIADTVALAFICFYGQVRHNIVPCLAAVSFTVALTRGLTAFKLLQHAQARTHMRLFGLTMALFTLNSICRAFFIAWHGASANYTQRSVLQSLPLAVNLLYICLTGLFFKSMISNRILTIVRTESEQDPLTGALNRRGIELRLNVEIKRIARSGGHLSIALIDVDHFKIINDTLGHAAGDAAIQLVAKAISSRLRAYDSLGRYGGDEFLLVLPQTTSLDATSVLDRITEATRSLHWPGNDLPLTLSIGVTEAIPGEPIAAALIRADKALYDAKHAGRDCSRLLLHESQDEPLNLESELSVS